The genomic window CGGGAGATGGACGCCCCCCCGGCCGAGACGGAAACCCCGCCCCCGGTCCCGCCGCATGCCGACCCCGCCGCGGTCCGCGAGATCGTGGAGCGGCTGGCGGCCGCCGAGCGGCCCGCTTGCATTGTCGGGAGCGGGGGCTTCTGGGCCGGGGCCGGGGATGCCCTCACCCGGTTCGTCGAGCTGACCCGCACCCCCTGCTTCACGATTGACCTGGCCCGGGGCCTGATCTCCGATGACCATCCCCTGTGCTTCGGCTACGCAGACCCGGTCCTGAACGAGACCGCCCGGACCCTGCGGACGGCCGATCTCGTCCTCCTGGTGGGCAAGCGCCTCGACTTCCGGCTGCGCTTCGGGGGCGCCCTCGCTCCCGAGGCCGCCGTCGCCCAGATTGACCTTGACCCGGGCGAGATCGGGCGGAACCGGCCCATCCAGGTCCCCGTGGTGGCCGACGCGGCTGCCGCGCTTCAGGCCCTCACGGCCGAGGCGGCACGGCGGGGCGGGTGGAAGGAACGGCCGTGGCTGGCGGAGCTTCGCCAGCAGCAGAAGGCCTGGCGGGAGTCCTGGGCCGCGGGGGAAGCGCTGGAGGAGCCGCCGCTCCATCCCCTGCGCCTCTGCCGGGAGGTCCGGGCCCTCCTGCCCGAGAACGCGGTCATCGTCATTGACGGCGGCGACTTCCCCCAGTGGCCCCGGATGACCCTGCCGGCCCGCCGCCCCGGCCACTGGATCCGCCTGGGTGGCCTGGGGACGGTCGGCGCCGCCCTCCCGCTCGGTTTCGCCGCCAAGCTGGCCCGCCCGGAGGCGCCGGTCTTCATCTTCATGGGGGACGGCGGGATGGGCTTCTACGGCTTCGAGCTCCACACGGCGGTTCGGTTCGGCCTGAACGCCGTCATCGTCGTCGGCAACGACCAGGGATGGGGGATGGAGCGGGAGATCCAGGGCGCCCTCTACGGGCGCGAGCAGATCGCCGGCTGCGAGCTCGGGCTCGTCCGGTACGACGAGATCATGCGGGCCCTGGGGGGCCACGGGGAGTTCGTCGAGCGCCCGGCCGACCTGCGCCCGGCCCTCGCGCGGGCGATGGCCTCGGGCAAGCCTGCCGTCGTGAACGTCCTGGTCCGCAAGGGGACCGTCAGTCCCCTCACCGCCGCCAGCATCGCCGCCAAGCGCGCGTAGCCCGCAACGGTCTTTCGTCCCCGGCTCGCCTCGGGGAGCGCACGCCGATGCTCACGACCGATCGTGTTGCCGGTCTCGTCCTCCTCCTCTTCTCCCTGGGGGTGATCTGGGAGACCCGCGTCCTCCCCCTCGGGAGCCTCCACCAGCCGGGCCCCGGGACTATGCCGATGCTCCTGGCGATCGCGCTGGCGGCGGCGGGCCTCCTCGTCGCGCTCGCCGGTGGGGGGTCCCCCCTGCTGGCTTCCCTCGCGTGGCCGGAGAAGGGGCACGCCCTCGCCATCCTGGGCGCCTGCGCGTTCGCGGCTCTTGCCCTCGAGCGCCTGGGCTACCGGGTGACGGTCCTGCTCCTGCTCGCCTTCATCCTCGGGCTGGTCGAACGGAAGCGGCCCGCCGTGGTGGCGGCGATGGCCCTCGGCCTCGCGTTGGGCACCTTCTTCCTCTTCAGCGATCTGCTGCGGGTACCGCTCCCGCGCGGCCCGCTGGGGTTCTGATGCTGCAGACCCTGCAGGACCTCTCCCTCGGCTTCTCCGTCGCGCTCTCGCCCCCCGTCCTCCTCTACGCGTTCGTGGGATGCGTCATCGGGACCCTGGTGGGGATGCTCCCCGGGGTGGGACCGCTCGCAGGCATCAGCCTCCTCCTGCCGGCGACCTTCGGTCTGGACGCCACCACGGCCATCGTGCTCCTGGCCGGCATCTACTACGGCGCCATGTACGGGGGCTCCACCACCTCGATCCTGATGCGGATCCCCGGCGAGGCCGCCTCGGTGATGACCTGCATCGACGGGTACGCCATGACGCGGAAGGGGCGGGGCGGGCCCGCCCTGGCGATCGCGGCCGTCGGCTCCTACGTTGCCGGCACGGCGAGCGTCCTCGGTCTCATGTTCCTGGCGCCCCCCCTCGCCAGCTTCGCCCTCCGGTTCGGGCCGCCGGAGTACTCCGCCCTCCTGCTGTTGGGCCTCCTGGTGCTCGCCTACATGAGCGGCGGGTCCATGGCGAAGGCGCTGGCCATGGCCGCCCTGGGGCTCCTCCTCGGCATGATCGGCATCGACCACATGACCGGCTTCTTCCGGTTCCACTACGGTCTGGTCGAGCTGGGGGATGGGATCGGCGTCGTCCCGGTGGCCGTCGGACTGTTCGGCCTCTCCGAGATCCTCCTGACCGCCGGGCAGCCGACGCCCCCCGCGGTCATGCGACCCAGGCTCCGCGAGCTCCTCCCCTCCCGCCAGGAATGGCGGGAGGCGGGC from Candidatus Methylomirabilis sp. includes these protein-coding regions:
- a CDS encoding thiamine pyrophosphate-dependent enzyme → REMDAPPAETETPPPVPPHADPAAVREIVERLAAAERPACIVGSGGFWAGAGDALTRFVELTRTPCFTIDLARGLISDDHPLCFGYADPVLNETARTLRTADLVLLVGKRLDFRLRFGGALAPEAAVAQIDLDPGEIGRNRPIQVPVVADAAAALQALTAEAARRGGWKERPWLAELRQQQKAWRESWAAGEALEEPPLHPLRLCREVRALLPENAVIVIDGGDFPQWPRMTLPARRPGHWIRLGGLGTVGAALPLGFAAKLARPEAPVFIFMGDGGMGFYGFELHTAVRFGLNAVIVVGNDQGWGMEREIQGALYGREQIAGCELGLVRYDEIMRALGGHGEFVERPADLRPALARAMASGKPAVVNVLVRKGTVSPLTAASIAAKRA
- a CDS encoding tripartite tricarboxylate transporter TctB family protein: MLTTDRVAGLVLLLFSLGVIWETRVLPLGSLHQPGPGTMPMLLAIALAAAGLLVALAGGGSPLLASLAWPEKGHALAILGACAFAALALERLGYRVTVLLLLAFILGLVERKRPAVVAAMALGLALGTFFLFSDLLRVPLPRGPLGF